The proteins below are encoded in one region of Mangifera indica cultivar Alphonso chromosome 7, CATAS_Mindica_2.1, whole genome shotgun sequence:
- the LOC123220093 gene encoding transcription factor bHLH128, translated as MYPPSSSSSSSSSMTCSSAQNHKPLGPTNLTRYVSAPGSLLTSAVDSIIGSHQPQHQPSLVPPPHYFSSPHDSSSSCSSFTADSTCKVNSSNDPKHSKTGLQRSYGLNEIAHCSLLRQRSSPAGFLTSLTAENGGFSVTRESGTYMSQGGSNGGLGVSRLKSQLSFNRQDSLSQISEISENGIDGVSSGNRQQNRAHSYATTSFGLDSWDNGNSIVFSAPPSKRTKTMDGDIFNCFNGLETQFSLPQTSLEMATVEKLLQIPEDSVPCKIRAKRGCATHPRSIAERERRTRISGKLKKLQDLVPNMDKQTSYADMLDLAVQHIKGLQNQVQKLQQEVENCTCGCKPSS; from the exons ATGTATCctccttcctcttcttcttcctcttcctcttcaatGACCTGCTCTTCCGCGCAAAATCACAAGCCGTTGGGTCCCACCAACCTCACGCGCTACGTCTCAGCTCCAGGCTCGCTTTTGACTTCGGCCGTCGATTCGATCATCGGATCGCACCAGCCTCAACATCAACCATCGCTTGTGCCGCCTCCTCACTACTTCTCTTCGCCTCACGATTCCTCCTCTTCTTGCTCTTCCTTCACAGCCGACTCCACCTGCAAAGTCAACTCATCCAACGATCCTAAACACTCCAAAACCGGACTTCAGAGATCCTACGGCCTCAATGAAATCGCTCACTGCTCCTTGCTCAGACAGAGAAGCTCTCCCGCTGGCTTTCTCACCAGTCTCACTGCTGAAAACG GAGGTTTTTCAGTTACAAGGGAGTCTGGAACCTATATGTCACAAGGTGGCTCTAATGGTGGCCTTGGAGTGTCAAGGTTAAAGTCTCAATTGAGCTTTAACAGACAAGATTCTCTTTCTCAAATCTCTGAAATAAGTGAGAATGGCATTGATGGAGTTAGCTCAGGTAACCGCCAACAAAATCGTGCACATTCATATGCCACGACTAGTTTTGGATTAGATTCCTGGGATAATGGCAATTCAATCGTGTTTTCTGCCCCTCCAAGTAAACGAACTAAAACTATGGATGGTGATATTTTTAACTGTTTCAATGGCTTGGAAACTCAG TTTAGCCTGCCACAGACATCTCTTGAAATGGCCACGGTGGAGAAGTTACTCCAGATCCCTGAAGACTCCGTCCCCTGCAAAATCCGCGCTAAACGTGGCTGTGCCACCCATCCCCGGAGCATTGCTGAAAGG GAGCGAAGAACTAGAATAAGCGGAAAACTGAAGAAACTGCAAGACCTGGTTCCTAACATGGATAAG CAAACGAGCTATGCCGACATGCTGGACCTGGCAGTGCAGCATATCAAAGGCCTTCAAAACCAAGTTCAG AAACTGCAACAAGAAGTTGAGAACTGCACATGTGGGTGCAAACCAAGTTCATGA
- the LOC123220401 gene encoding pentatricopeptide repeat-containing protein At3g20730-like, whose product MNILKTRQLNEALKHIISTPTTHLDPSLYMTLLQICIENKARNQAHSVHTHIITNGYHSSVNLSNKLVIFYGKVGDIVWARKVFDRMHQRNVVSWTAMISGYAHGGFYEDALLVFKGMCRDGVRANQFTFGSALRACIRIGWLWSGMQIQGCIEKGRFGENLFVKSALLDLHAKCGRVEDAWLLFETMKERDVVSWNSMIGGFALQGFVGDSLRLFQSMMREGHVPDCFTLGSVLRTSVGGIGLMNIHQIHGLIIKLSFGSSNMLIGSLVNAYAKCGNTRTAYQLYKNLVKKDVVSCTALISGFAHEKSFCGEALDLFKEMIMKKMEIDDVLLCLMLYMCANMASLNLGKQIHALALKCQPSYDVAMGNALIDMYAKSGEIEDARLGFDEMGEKNVISWTSLIAGYGKHGYGHKAIALYEKMEYEGMKPNDITFLSLLFACSHTGLNTEGWALFNNMVRKHKIIPRDEHFSCVVDLFARGGHLESAYDILCKMNIKPSASIWSAILGACSIYGSKSLGELAAKNLFNMEPERSVNYVVLSSIYAAAGEWENARKIRKLMKERCLRKNVGSSFI is encoded by the exons ATGAACATTCTCAAAACTAGACAACTGAATGAGGCTCTAAAACACATCATCTCAACCCCAACAACCCACCTAGACCCTTCTCTGTACATGACACTATTACAAATTTGCATTGAAAACAAAGCTCGAAACCAAGCTCATTCGGTTCACACCCACATTATAACAAATGGGTATCATTCTAGTGTGAATTTGAGTAACAAATTGGTTATTTTCTATGGGAAAGTTGGTGACATTGTGTGGGCACGCAAAGTGTTCGATAGAATGCACCAAAGAAATGTTGTGTCATGGACAGCAATGATTTCTGGATATGCGCACGGTGGATTTTATGAGGATGCTTTGTTAGTGTTTAAGGGAATGTGTAGAGATGGTGTGAGGGCGAATCAGTTCACATTTGGAAGCGCATTGAGGGCGTGCATTCGGATAGGGTGGTTGTGGAGTGGAATGCAGATACAAGGGTGTATTGAGAAAGGAAGGTTTGGGGAGAATTTATTTGTGAAGAGTGCGTTGCTTGACTTGCACGCCAAGTGTGGAAGGGTTGAGGACGCATGGTTGTTATTTGAGAcgatgaaagaaagagatgtgGTTTCCTGGAATTCAATGATTGGTGGGTTTGCTTTGCAAGGTTTTGTTGGTGATTCGTTGAGGCTGTTTCAATCGATGATGAGAGAAG GGCATGTTCCTGATTGCTTCACCTTGGGGAGTGTTTTAAGAACCTCTGTTGGAGGCATTGGTCTTATGAACATCCACCAAATTCATGGATTGATCATCAAACTAAGTTTCGGATCATCTAATATGTTGATTGGTTCACTAGTCAATGCATATGCAAAGTGTGGAAATACAAGAACTGCTTATCAGTTATACAAAAATCTGGTAAAGAAAGATGTAGTATCTTGCACTGCATTGATCAGTGGGTTTGCTCATGAAAAAAGTTTTTGTGGAGAGGCTTTGGATCTTTTCAAAGAAATGATTATGAAGAAAATGGAGATTGATGATGTTCTATTATGCTTAATGCTTTACATGTGTGCGAACATGGCATCACTAAATTTGGGAAAGCAAATACATGCCCTTGCTTTAAAATGTCAGCCAAGCTATGATGTGGCTATGGGAAATGCTCTCATAGATATGTATGCAAAATCTGGAGAAATCGAGGATGCAAGACTTGGTTTTGATGAGATgggagagaaaaatgtgatttcaTGGACATCCTTGATTGCTGGGTATGGGAAGCATGGCTATGGGCATAAAGCAATTGCACTATATGAGAAAATGGAATATGAAGGAATGAAGCCAAATGATATCACCTTCTTGTCTCTGCTTTTTGCTTGCAGTCATACTGGATTGAATACTGAAGGATGGGCATTATTCAATAATATGGttagaaaacacaaaataatccCTCGAGATGAGCATTTTTCTTGTGTGGTTGATCTGTTTGCACGTGGAGGGCACTTAGAATCAGCTTATGATATACTATGTAAGATGAATATTAAGCCTAGTGCATCAATTTGGAGTGCTATTCTTGGGGCATGTAGTATATATGGCAGTAAGTCACTTGGAGAATTAGCTGCCAAGAATCTTTTCAATATGGAGCCAGAGAGGTCAGTGAACTATGTAGTTTTGTCAAGCATATATGCTGCAGCTGGAGAATGGGAAAATGCTCGGAAAATACGGAAACTAATGAAAGAGAGATGTTTAAGAAAGAACGTTGGATCCAGCTTTATCTAG